A stretch of DNA from Juglans microcarpa x Juglans regia isolate MS1-56 chromosome 5D, Jm3101_v1.0, whole genome shotgun sequence:
gCAATCATTGATATAATATAACTAATAAAGACAAATTTTTCTTATCTGTCTTTTTGGAAAGATCACACCAGTCGACACAAACTGGGACAGGATAGGCATACGGTGCAGCACCCAGTTTGACCGACAGATGGCACAACCCAAAAGCGATTATGGTTGCAAATTACAACAGaaggattaaataaaaaattacaacagaAGGCAACATGATGCTGGAGGGCCTCCGAATCTAGCATGGATACTAGACAGCCACGGTTTCGACCATCTGGTTCTGTGGAGAACTATGTTTATGCAACAGAGTTGTATTTGTATCAAGGTAGTGGAAGATTATCACCATAACGATTGAGGAAACAAACATGGGTATTGGCCCAAAAAACCATAGAAGCATATCAAGAGCAAAATAAAGTGCTCTAAGCCCGAGTGACCAAAAATCACCACCCCTCAGAACCACCAATTCCACATATCTTGCAGGAATGTTACTATCTGGGGTGCTTAGTAGATAGTTTGCATGGACAAAGTTCCTTGCTGACTGAACAAAGCAAGCAAAAGCAAGGAGGAAGCAGATTAGGAGGCTTATGTACTTGATGGACATGGTGGAAGGCCTTGTATCTCCATAGATTAAACTCTGCATAAAGTTATTGGAAGAGTTTGCCATCCAAGCTCCAATCAGAGAGCAGAGAGTTAAGGAAACTGATGCCAAGAAAGTTGCTGCTGATATGTTGGATGATATCACGGATAGAGCCGTACCAATATCCCTTTTATCAATCTGAAATGATCGATTAATCATAATTAGCAAACTTAATAATGAGTTTGGTTAAATAAGAAGGATGAAGGCAGAAGGGGATCGAAGGCATACTGGCCTGCATGATTCTTTTAACCCAAGCAATTTTGTCGTTGTTCTCAAAACCCATGACCGTCGTGTGAGGAAGATTAAGGTATCTGTAGAGAAGGAAGAGATGGTAAGCAAACATGATGAGCAATCCAGTAGGAACCAACACCAAATCAAGGTACTCCTTTTGGAATGCcataattttctctctctctttctgtgcAGATTATCTTAGAAAAAGGAGTATATTTTTAACAGCTGCCAGATTTTGACTTTGTCTAGCCATCGTCACATCAAACTTAATGAATATCTGAAATTTTGAACGTTAGGCTATAATTTGAAAGTCTTTGCATGCACGAAGTTTTTGGCAATCGTCATGAGAAAGTTCCACTGTAAATGTCAATGAGAGGAATTTGTAAACCGCCTTATAGGAAGTCCTAGATACcccttaaatataaaataaataaaagctgTGACTGAGCAGGGTCATCGACCTGCCTAGGTTTGAAGATGCGAAggcaaaactaataaaataaatatcatctaCTATcaagattgtaaataaattagacTAGTCCATTGATTAGTCTTTATAGGCAGGCTTCGTGAGGCTCCAATCTAGCTTGGCTTATTCACTAGTTAAGTTGTTgtgaatataaaattattagggTAGATGAATGTTATGTATTAGTTACTATTCATTTTCATACTCTTAATAACCTATAGATTTTTTGCAATAGGATgtgtgagtattttttatatagtatgGGATATGAAGtggtaaatagtgactgatgaaaatttttttttattaagaaaatgcttGTATGCCTATGGTTATGACAGAATGAAGTGATCAATACTTTTGGTCGTAACGGCTATAGGGTACAATAGCGTTACCCATAAAATTCTTATTGAGTATGATCAAATACAATTCAATTTGTACGAAATTTGATTCAATTGGTATAAATCcgtctttttatttatatagtaaaaaaataaatttaaaatggaaatatcttaaatatataaaaggataaaaaaaaaatatcactaaTATAATGCGATACATGTTTAAATCAAGCCTTTTGAATATAGTCattgataaaattatagaaaaaatcattttgtaaaaatcattttgtaagagatatttgtagataaaattaattataagataatacaaattataatttatttgtcaAAACTACTTATTCATGGACAAGCTTGAACTCATTTGATTAATAAATACACTGTTActagtaaatataaaatataattaaaagataaactttaaattaaaattaaattaatatataagattttaaactATTGGCTGATACGCATGAgagaaataatttcttatattttagtCTGGCTTTGATGGGAAGTGGAGTGCTGGTTATTAAAGAATTGACAGGTCCATCCATGTGTGTGTGACTAAGGTTGTCTTTAggtgttgaagtgagttgagttgagttgagttgaaatgataaaatattgttagaatattattttttaatattattattattttagaatttaaaaaagttgaattgtttattatattttgtgttaaaatttaaaaaaattgtaatgatgagttaagataaattgagaggAATTAAAGATCCAAACGATGCCTAAGAGATAGGGCTAAGAGAGAGAAACTTATTTCCTGTGAATTCTACGTTTTATCCTATCAAGATTTAATTCAAGCAATTATTGTGGATTCCAGTatgttctttatttattatgggattcataaaatttaagttGAGATTTATTTCAGTTTTACATCTATCTATTCAatttacatttggtatcagagccatcgCTTTCATGATTTTCCACTGTTTGTTCGAATTACAGACCGAGTGAAACTAAATGCATGGTTAACGGTATTGTTggaattatgttttatttctgtGCTTAATTTGCAGAGATATTTCAATCGAATTATAAAGCTTTAATcctcttataaaaaaaggtaCGCAAATTTAATATGgattttacatatttatcttacatattaataaaagaccaaaaatagttaaattaagGCCGATTGATCGCTCTGAGAAATTATGAACCTTGAATTTAGTAATCCTTACAATGAGGCAAAGGCCAGCGATTCCGCGACCACCAACTTGGTTGCAAGACACATTTTCGAGGCAATGGGCCGGGCTAGCtgacatttctcttttttattttctagattATTGAGAATTTACACAGACGAgattaaagataaatatttttaatataaaatttgttatgattttatttatgtctAGCTAACACTATATAATAGGCTAGCTATATAGTATTAATTCAAGTATACATGCAAATTTAGGATACATGAAAATGAATAACATTAAAGAGTTTACATTAATacttgatttatatatatatatatatatatatatataaattttgttgctaattaattaaggataAACCTCGATAATGGACCTTAAGCCATAAATTGGTGTAATCTTGTAGCGATTGAAACCAGCCTCCAAGAAGAGCTTTTTGAAAtccttctcatctctctctcttccagaAGCCACAATCATCATCAACATATCAAAGAAGAGCTTTGCTTCAGTCATTTCATGCTCGTCTTTCTTCTCATTTATCACTACGTCTATGATTATCACTTTCCCCTCGCCCTTTGATCCATTCTTTGAAATAGCTTCTCGGCATTTTTTCAGTATCTTCACGCAATGCTCATCGCTCCAACCGTGTAAAACCAACTGCACCTTTCACcgtcaatatataataataataataatgaaaatcacaatatatatatatatatatttatttaatctacTTGTGTGTTGAAAGTTGGCTCAAACccttattttgaattaatttcgAAAtcgaattttttcttttttctttttctttttggaggaAACATTTTTGCTAATTTGGTGGACTCTGGTGCATGCAACTctggtactatatatatatacatataaatatggCTGACACTATTGGAATATTAGAATTGTTTGATCATATGATTAGGATTAATTTCATAATCGATCCATACATAATTtgttgttgaaaattaaatgagaAGAACAATTCAATCTTTCAGGACTGTACGTATGTATGAGGGACTTATTGAAGCTTTGAAGAGTAAGACAAAGTTGCTggggactatatatatatatgttaggatAAATTAAGGAATTTGTTTCTGATTTATACAGCAAACTTTTCTTCCCTTGTATTTTTAGAGCAGATGTGTCAAGTAGATTTCGTGTTAGAATTCTTTTACAAATTATTGTATGGTGaacgctagctagctagctcatgtACTCTGGATCGGATCAGATATTTCTTaatatgtgaaatatttaattgaatGAGATAAACAATTATAAAGTCAAGGTGcgaattaaaaaattttgctGTGAAAATCATCATTTGTTCAAAATTTAAGGAGATAAATttcatgaaatataaatttaaagtaATTGCAGGGTTACCACTACAAATATTgcaaaaaggagaggaaaattttgaatatatacAGCAGTTAGATATATGTCGCCCATGAATGAAATTTGCAGATCAAGATGCAAAGGAAACCCAAGAAACCAACCAGCAAAACTCGAAAATGACTGCGGAAGGATTAAATGCGCATATATACCTTAAGTAGAAGAGCATCCGCCGAAGGGATAGACTCAAACATGTCTCCTGCAACATAATTCAACTTCAAACTGTCTGCTGCCAAATTAGCTACGACGTGTGGAAGGTCGAAAACTGTGCATTTCAAATGAGGGAATTCCTCAGAAATGATCCTAGCGCATGTTCCTGTACCACCCCCTACATCAACCAACGTATCCAACCCCTCAAAAACTGCCTTGCAGTCCTTAACAATTAAGTTCATCATTCCAGAATCACTGGCCATTGCTTCATTGAAAAGACTATTGAATTCTGGGTTTTGGTCGTTATAGTCCCAGAAACTCATCCCGTGCACACTCTCAAATGGAGTGGACTTCTGATCCCCTTGAAGCCAATTTCCCAAATCATGGCATGGAGTTACTAGAGCAGGGTTAAGCATTGCCAGAACAAATGGTGATAAGCTGGTTACCTGATCTTTGATGAGGACCCTAGATGAAGGTGTAAGATCATacgcttcttcttcttcttcttgatttttGACACGAACTGTTGCAGCGAAGATGCCAGAGTGCACAAGTAAGCGCATCAGCCGCGGCACGAAACCAGCCTTCGAAGGGTGAATTTGGAGCTTTGAGACCAACTCAGGAAGGGTAATGGGTTGCCCATGGTTGTGGATTATGTCCGGGATGCCCAGCTGAACCGCACACTTGAGCGACAAGGAACCTATGTAATTAAAGACAtgtttatacagatgagattGAGCCTGAAACTGCTCCATCGCTCCCTCCCCCTGGGCATCATGAGTTAGATCCATAATTTTGCAGATTCCTTTGCTCTTGATGATTTTAGCCCTTTCTCATACAACACAATTAAAAGCAAAAGAGAAGTTTTGGGGCACGTGCCTTGACAAAGTTATAACTTGAGGGGAAAAGCTTCTTTGCCACTTATGTTTGACCACCGTAGTTAACTGCTggtcaattattattatttaattaatgatagTTTCCTTTATGAAATTGCAGTTATCATTAGGGCTGTGCATAATTGGGCCTAAGCCCGATCCATCCGTCAGAACCGACTTCTCCAACCCGTGAGAGACGGATTTATCGGGTCAAATGTATGATGCCGGGTTTTAGTAAAAATAACTCGTCGAATTCATCGAAACTGACTCTACATCTGAAGACGAAGATGAAAACACTCTCCTCTCCACTGCAGAAACCTTAGTCACTATCGCCGTTCTCTGTCTCCTTTCACCGTCGCCGGTCGTAGTGGTCATCGCAGAggtgctttctctctctctcggtaagATTTAAGTTTTTCAGCTTTGTTTGGTGCTCTGTGTGTTCTCTGTTTCGTCGCCGTTATTTGGGTTGTAGAGTCTGTTGAAATGTTGAACTGTTTTGTGAATTTTCTGTTGGGTAGAGCAACGTAAATTGCACCGAAATGGAGGATCCCTTTTATCCATTAGATTCTATTTCTTATGGGTTTGAGAGCTGTAAATGCAGggtgtttctttcttcttctttttttttttttctttggatctgCATGTATTTATGCGGTGATTGTTGTTGTCTTTGTTTatccataatttcttttatgggtTTGCTCTAATATGCGGTAATTTCTGTTGAAATGTTGAACTGGTTCATTGCATCCTCTATTTTGTAGAGCTTGAAATGAGTTTATGTTGTTAGTTGGCCTCTAGAAACAATTGCTCGAGCTTTTGTTTTGATTCTCCAATATGGTATCTTCAAGAACAGTCGAGGCACTCGTTTATACACAAAATTGATTGAGGGATCTAATACCCTTTGATCTTTGTGCCTCCTTGGATAATATTGAAAGCTTTGAGGCATAATTGGgtaataaacttatttcttatttacatatttattaaactttttcataatgtttatttttatatcatttaataattatcatgtgtttttttagagtttgatccaaaattaagttttacTTACGTTGACGAGGAGTAACTCAAGGCTTATGGTTTGCATGATGGTatgcttttcattttcactcttttgttAGAGAAACTAAATCACTTTGTGTTGACTTGGATTATTTG
This window harbors:
- the LOC121266421 gene encoding trans-resveratrol di-O-methyltransferase-like yields the protein MDLTHDAQGEGAMEQFQAQSHLYKHVFNYIGSLSLKCAVQLGIPDIIHNHGQPITLPELVSKLQIHPSKAGFVPRLMRLLVHSGIFAATVRVKNQEEEEEAYDLTPSSRVLIKDQVTSLSPFVLAMLNPALVTPCHDLGNWLQGDQKSTPFESVHGMSFWDYNDQNPEFNSLFNEAMASDSGMMNLIVKDCKAVFEGLDTLVDVGGGTGTCARIISEEFPHLKCTVFDLPHVVANLAADSLKLNYVAGDMFESIPSADALLLKLVLHGWSDEHCVKILKKCREAISKNGSKGEGKVIIIDVVINEKKDEHEMTEAKLFFDMLMMIVASGRERDEKDFKKLFLEAGFNRYKITPIYGLRSIIEVYP
- the LOC121266422 gene encoding uncharacterized protein LOC121266422, which translates into the protein MAFQKEYLDLVLVPTGLLIMFAYHLFLLYRYLNLPHTTVMGFENNDKIAWVKRIMQIDKRDIGTALSVISSNISAATFLASVSLTLCSLIGAWMANSSNNFMQSLIYGDTRPSTMSIKYISLLICFLLAFACFVQSARNFVHANYLLSTPDSNIPARYVELVVLRGGDFWSLGLRALYFALDMLLWFFGPIPMFVSSIVMVIIFHYLDTNTTLLHKHSSPQNQMVETVAV